A window from Candidatus Hydrogenedens sp. encodes these proteins:
- a CDS encoding DUF4340 domain-containing protein — MKWRNTVILILALVCLISFYGFLDWRKEEQQIIREEVKKIFTFDPQSVRELHIQQAGKSACIAKKDADGKWNFVKPSTDIPALQLMWERVAKNLAELKNQRTLVAKMDDKTAYGLDKPSLIVKAVIDGIKEPIELNFGLLDPTNTYRYTTRDGQSVFLVDDKQFFELNRSLEDLRFRFLVAERETPLVRIEYARIWTEDDDIQDANYSPKIGEESTAVIMERENEKTPWKIIAPSQGLADQEAVNALASEIQYGMARDFIDNPESLSDYGLDPPRCRLTYFDAKYRKPQTLFLGGVQTAGQSTQEKDKEKRKRLKLSECTGVFAKLSGQNSVFLLDPQFLQLLPRSPESFRNRRIFTSELTNVNKIERIEAGQSVFVLEKTKEKGWIMTHPPLEDIDVLSINNYLGNLKNIEVQSFPGGTWEERGLNKSKDILRFTTEDGKTLEIQYVPVPDDELHAYINNDTGEVGIISKEIISKIWIRPESFRSLLLYRFSPSEVQEIGIVIDSTSYLFTQIDGQWTVKEPKNKVLTNQGDLLRLLRYMSTLTAGNVSNQKEDEAKVGEILLTISIKLADKKQSPNIIEGTLNIGTIDDMDSRYRWAKKEGKQGVYQVKQELVDIVRDMLKSVSDVENSQ, encoded by the coding sequence GTGAAATGGCGTAATACCGTAATTCTAATACTGGCTTTGGTATGTCTCATTTCTTTCTACGGGTTTTTAGATTGGCGTAAAGAAGAGCAACAGATAATTCGGGAAGAGGTAAAAAAGATTTTTACTTTTGACCCTCAGTCTGTCCGTGAACTTCATATACAGCAAGCGGGAAAGTCTGCCTGCATAGCCAAAAAGGACGCAGATGGTAAATGGAATTTTGTAAAGCCATCTACAGATATTCCTGCATTGCAATTAATGTGGGAACGGGTTGCAAAAAATCTTGCGGAATTAAAAAATCAAAGAACACTTGTTGCAAAAATGGATGATAAAACCGCTTACGGATTGGACAAACCGAGTTTGATTGTAAAAGCGGTAATAGATGGTATAAAAGAACCAATAGAATTAAATTTTGGTCTCCTTGACCCTACCAATACTTATCGTTACACAACAAGGGATGGTCAATCTGTATTTTTAGTTGATGACAAGCAATTTTTTGAGTTGAATCGTTCATTAGAAGATTTGCGATTCCGATTTTTAGTAGCAGAGAGGGAAACTCCTTTGGTTCGTATTGAATATGCACGGATATGGACCGAAGATGATGATATACAGGACGCCAATTATTCTCCTAAAATAGGTGAAGAATCCACCGCGGTTATAATGGAACGCGAGAATGAGAAAACCCCATGGAAAATAATAGCACCCAGTCAGGGGCTTGCAGACCAGGAAGCCGTTAATGCTCTTGCCTCCGAAATACAATATGGTATGGCAAGAGATTTTATTGATAATCCTGAAAGTTTATCTGATTATGGATTGGACCCACCCCGATGCCGATTAACCTATTTTGATGCAAAATACAGAAAACCTCAGACATTGTTTTTAGGAGGAGTACAAACGGCAGGTCAAAGTACTCAGGAGAAAGATAAGGAAAAACGGAAGCGATTGAAATTATCGGAATGTACAGGGGTTTTTGCAAAATTATCGGGACAAAATTCTGTCTTTTTATTAGACCCGCAATTTTTGCAATTATTGCCCCGTTCCCCAGAAAGTTTTAGGAATCGTAGAATTTTTACAAGTGAGTTAACCAATGTGAATAAGATAGAAAGAATTGAAGCAGGACAATCTGTATTTGTACTTGAAAAAACAAAAGAAAAAGGGTGGATAATGACACACCCCCCTTTAGAGGATATTGATGTATTAAGTATAAATAACTATCTGGGGAATTTAAAAAATATCGAGGTGCAAAGTTTTCCCGGAGGGACATGGGAAGAAAGAGGATTGAATAAATCAAAAGATATATTACGGTTTACTACGGAAGATGGAAAAACATTAGAAATCCAATATGTCCCTGTTCCTGATGATGAATTACATGCTTATATCAACAATGACACCGGAGAAGTTGGAATTATTTCCAAAGAAATTATTTCAAAAATTTGGATTCGCCCCGAAAGTTTCCGCAGTTTACTTTTGTATCGTTTTTCTCCATCTGAAGTTCAAGAAATTGGGATTGTAATAGATTCTACATCATATCTATTTACACAGATTGATGGGCAATGGACAGTAAAAGAGCCCAAAAATAAAGTGTTAACCAATCAAGGCGATTTACTTCGATTGCTTCGTTATATGTCAACCTTAACTGCAGGTAATGTCAGCAATCAGAAAGAGGATGAAGCGAAAGTAGGAGAAATTTTATTAACAATTTCTATTAAACTTGCAGACAAGAAGCAGTCTCCAAATATCATAGAAGGCACATTAAATATAGGTACAATCGACGATATGGATTCTCGCTATCGCTGGGCAAAGAAAGAGGGAAAACAGGGAGTTTATCAGGTGAAACAAGAATTGGTAGACATTGTTCGTGATATGTTAAAGTCTGTAAGTGATGTAGAGAATTCTCAATAA